The nucleotide window GTTCTCGTCGATCGCTTCGAGGAACGCTTCAACCTCAGCCAGTGCTTCAGCACTCAGGCTGGCTGCGCTCACCGGGTTCTTCGGGGTGTAGCCGATCTTCGCCGAGGTCACGGTAAAGCCATGCTCCGGCAACGCCTTTTGCACGGCATCCAGGTCAGTGGTGTCGGTGATGAACAGGGTCGAACCCTCTTCTTCACCTTCTTCAAAGTCCTGGGCGCCGGCTTCGATGGCGGCCATTTCCGGGTCGGCGTCACCTTCCGGGGTAGCCTCGATCAGGCCGACGTGGTTGAAGTCCCAGGCCACCGAGCCGCTGGCGCCCAGCTGGCCCTTGCGGAACAGCACGCGGATCTGCGCGACGGTGCGGTTGACGTTGTCGGTCAGGCACTCGACGATCAACGGTACCTGATGCGGCGCGAAACCTTCGTAGCTGACTGCCGAGTACTGCACGGTATCACCGTCCAGACCAGCGCCCTTGCGAATCGCCCGTTCCAGCGTTTCACGGGTCATCGAAGCCTTCTTGGCCTGCACGATCGCCAGGCGCAGGCGCGGGTTCATGTCGGGATCGGCGCCCGATTTGGCAGCGATCTGGATTTCCTTGGACAGCTTGCCCATGACCTTGCCTTTGGCATTGGCCGCTGTTTCTCTATGTTTGGCTTTCCACTGTGCGCCCATGTCGACTCTCTTGTTTCAGCGGCCGGTTCAGGAAGCGACCGGCCAAAAGTGGGTGCATTTTATACGCCCTCAGGCATGGGATCGACAAGAAATCTCATCAGCCTTTATCGGCTTTGCCCGCCGCCGCCGCAAACCGTGCCAGGCGCACGTCCAGCCGGCGCGGTCGCAAACCGTGGTCCTCTGCACGCTCCTTGCGGCGGATGGCATTGCGCACCATCAGCGAGCCCAGGTAGCGGATCGGTTCGGGCGGGAAAAGCCCCAGCGGCCCCTTGACCAGCGGCGAACGGGTCCACGGGTTATCCAGCCCCAGCGCCAGCGACGAAAGAATCTGCCCACCCATATGACACGGGCCAACGCCGCTGCCGGAGTACCCAAAGCCATAGAACACGTTGCCCTGCCCGTCCAGGCGACCAAAGAACGGCAAGCCGGTCACCGAGCGGTCCGACGGCCCGTTCCAGCTGGCCGCCAGGGGCACCTCGGCCAAGGCCGGGAAAAACTCGCCAACGGTTTCGCCCAGCAATGGCCGGTACGGCGACGGCTGGTCGAATACCGGCAGCATGCGCCCGCCATAGGCAAAGGTGTTGCCGCCCTTGCCGAGCATCAGCCGGCCATCAGAGGTGTTGTGGTAGTAATGCACGAAAATACGCGAGTCGAGCACGCTGATGCCGCTGTCCAGACCGATCTGGCTTAGCAGTTCGGGGCACGGTTCGGTAATGACCATGTCGCTGGAAACGATCGCCACGCTGCGCTCGAACTGCGGAAAAGCCCGCGCCATCCAGGCATTGAGGCCCAGCACCACGCGATCGGCACGTACGGTTCCATGAGCGGTGCGCACCTGCACCGGGGCGCCGTGCTCCAGGCCGGTCATGGCGGTACCTTCATGAATGCGCACACCGCGCTGCAAGGCCACCCGGCGCAGGCCGCGCACCAGCTTGCCCGGCTGCACCGTGGCTGCCGCCGGCGAGAACCAGCCCTCCAGATGCCGCGCCGAACCCGCCAGACGCTGCACCTGTTCCAAGGGCAGGCGGCGGAACGAATTGATACCCTTCTGCTCCAGCGCAGCGATCACCCCGTCCGTGGCGCCGATCTGTGCCGCGTTGGTGGCGGTGTACAGCGTGCCGTCCAGGCGGTAGTCACAGTCAATGCCGTTGGCCGCGCAAAACGCCCCGATGTCACCGATGCTGCGCTCCGACTCGCGCACCAGGCGCACCGCCTCGGCCATGCCGAACAGGCGCTCCAGGGTGAAGTACTTGGCCGACCAGGACAACGCGCAGCCACCATTGCGGCCACTGGCACCGGCGCCGCAGATGTCGGCTTCGATCAGCAACACATCCAGTGCCGGCACCGCCTCCTTGAGCATCAATGCGGTCCACAGGCCGGTGTAGCCGCCGCCGACAATGCACACATCGCAGCGGGCATCGCCTTGCAGCGGCGGGCACACCGCCTCCTGCGTGGAGTCCAGGGCCTGTTGCAGCCAGAAGGGTCTCATTCGCTCGCTTTCCTTTCAGGTACGCAGTGGCTTGATTGCCATGCTGGTATTCGGTGCCACGTCGTTGCTTTGCACACTGCTGGCCGGGCGGCTGTTCCAGTGCGGCAGCAGCACCAGCGCCGAGAACAGCGCGCAGCCAGCGAACACGATGAACACCGTGACGCCGTCGAAATACCCGGGTAGCAGCCCACCCAGCACCGCCCCCACCGAGCCGCAACCATTGACGAATCCGGCGGCAGTGGCACCGGCCTTGGCGGTACCGAAGTCGATGGCAGCGGCGCCGCTGATCATTGAGTCAGGCCCGTACAGGGTCAGGCCCATGACGAACAGCAAGGCCACCACCAGCATCACGCTTCCGGTGTGCATGGCCGCCATGAACGCCGCCAGGGTCATGGTCAGCAGCACCAGGCTGATCACGCAGGCCGGCATGCGCCGGGCGCCAAACAGTTTGTCGGAGGCCAGGCCGATCATGATCGGACCAAGCAACCCCGCCAGCTCGAAGGCGGTTGGGATGATAGCCGCGCCGACCTTGCCTACTGAGGGCATCTGCTCGAACACGATCACCGGCCCCCACAGCAGGATGGCGTAGCGCGCCGGCTTCAACAGGAAGTACGCAAGCCCTAAAGTCAGCACCGTGCGGTTGCGCAGGATCTCCCTCAGCGGCGCCCACACGCTGCACAGGTTGTCGGCCGGGGCCATGCTCTGCGGCTCGGGTTCCACCGCCGGCAGGCCGACATCCTCAGGCTTGTTGCGCTGCAGGAAGAAAAACAGCACGGCCACCAAAGCCACCACGGCGGCACTGGAGAAGAACGCTGCGTGCCAGGTACCCACCAGGGTATAGGCCCACCACCCCGCGAACGGTGAGGCCACCAGGCCGCCGAAGGCATAGCAGGAACTCCACAGGCCCAGTACCCGCCCACGCTGCGAGGCCGGGAAGAAGCTGCCGATGTTCTTGCACAAACCGGCCCAGCCGGTGGACTGCGCCAGGCCCTGCACCAGCATGCAGGTGGCAAAGATCGGGAAGGTGGCGTAGCTGCCCATCACCACCGCTGCCACAGCAGAAATCAGCAACCCGCCAAGCACCACCACCCGCGGGCCGAAGCGGTCGGCGAGCATGCCCCAGGTAAACTGGCCCACGGCGTAGGCGGCCAGGTAGATGGCGTCGAGGTTGGCCATGGCGGCCTTGTCGAGCATGAAACTTGGGTCTTCAGCGATGCCCAGCTTGGCGACCGAGAAGGCTTTGCGGGTGAAGTAGAAGGCGGCGTAGGCCAGCCAGGTGATGGCGAAAATCTGGATGCGCCAGCGTTTGAACGCGGCTAGGGATTGATTCATGTGTGTCTGACCTCTTGCTCAAGTGTGCCGGCAGAATGTGAAGAAACGCCTGTCTTGTTCTTGTGTTACGCACAGCGATGACGAGGCTGTCATCGGGTCAGGTGGCGCCGTGTGGGCACCAGGGCCCTGGCGGCATTCGTGATGCCGGCACCGGGCTGACATCTATGGAAACAGTTGCGCTAAGATAAATAAAATCGATTTATCGTATTACACACATAAGCCAAGCTTGTTACTGAGGTCAGCCATGTCGGTTTCCCACGCTCAACTCAAAGCCTTCCATGCGGTGGCCGTGCACGGCAGCTTTACCCGCGCTGCGCAAAAGCTGTTCCTGACCCAGCCAGCAGTGTCGGACCAGGTGCGCAAACTGGAGGAGCGCTTCGGCGTATTGCTGTTCCACCGCAACAAGCGTTCGGTGCAACTCACCGACCTTGGCGAGCGCCTGCTGGGCATCAGCCAGCGCCTGTTCGCCTGCGAGGCCGAGGCCCAGGAGCTGCTGCACGATTCGCGCGCGCTGCACACCGGCAGCCTGGTGCTGGCAGTGGATGCCCCGGTGCACGTGCTGCCGCAGGTCGCCCGCTTCTGCCAGCGCTACCCGGGCATTCAGGTGAAGATCGAAACGGGCAATACCGACGAATCGCTTGCGCGGCTGTTCAGCTATCAGGCCGACCTGGCCCTGCTCGGGCGGGATGTCGACGATGAACGCCTGCATTGCCTGCCGCTGCGCCGCGACCCGATGGTGGCGTTTGTGTCCCACCATCACCCCTGGGCCAGCCGTGGCTCGATCAGCCTGGCCGACCTTGATGACATGCCACTGGTGCTGCGCGAGCCCGGCTCGGTGACGCGACAGACCCTGGAAGAAGAGATGCAACGCGCGGGTTTGCGGATTCGCCCGGCGATCCAGGTGGAAGGCCGCGAAGCGGCGCGGGAAGCGGTGGTGGTGGGGATTGGCGTGGGCGTGGTGTCAGCGGCGGAGTTTGGCGCCGATGCGCGGGTGTGTGCGTTGCCGATCGTGGATTGTCAGCGGCATTTGACCGAGACGCTGGTGTGCCTGAGCGAGCAGCGTACGCGGCGTGTCGTGGCGACCTTTTTGCAGGTGGTCGAGGAAGGGTTGTAAGCCTGTACCGGCCCTTGTGCTGCGAAGAGGCCAGTGCAGGCCACCCGACTATGCTGGGTTAACTTCAACCCCCGGCACACTAACCATGCTCTACCGCTTTGCCGCCGACACCCTGGTCCTGCTGCACCTGGCCTTCATCCTGCTAGTGCTGTTCGGCGGCCTGCTGGTGCTCAAGTGGCGCCCTGCCCTGTTAATCCACTTGCCGGCCCTGGCCTGGGGCCTGGCGGTGGAGTGCCTGCACCTGGGCTGCCCGCTCACCACCTGGGAAAACCGCATGCGCAGCGCAGCCGGGGGCGCAGGCTACCAGGGCGGCTTTGTCGAGCACTATATCTGGCCACTGATCTACCCCGCCGGGCTGACACCGCACACTCAATTGCTGTTGGGCAGCATCGTGCTGCTGCTCAACCTGGGCATCTACAGCTACGTGGCCTGGCGCTGGCGCCGGCCTAGCGGGTAGCGATCACGAACAACCGCGGGAACGGCAGCAGCACCTTGCCATCGGTGGCCGGCGGGTAGTCGCGCTGCATGGCCTGCAAGTACATCTGCAGGAAGTCAGCCTGCTCCTGCTCATCAAGCCTGGCCAGGTAAGGCCGCAACGCCGAACCCTTGAACCACTCCACCACCGCTTCGGCGCCGCCCGCCAAGGGGTGGTGATAAGTGGTCCGCCACACATCCACCCGCGCACACAGCGGGCTGAGCAAGTCGTAGTAGAACGCCGCATTGTGCCGTGGCGGCAACTGGAAATCGGCGAATTTCGCCGCCCAGGGGCCTTGGCTGGCAATCTCGCGCAACTGCCGGTGAGCCGGTTCGTCGAGGTTGTCGGGGGTTTGCACGGCCAGACTGGCGCCTTCGCTCAACTGACGCACCAGGTGCGGGTATAGCGAGGCGTGGTCAGGTACCCATTGCAGAGAGGCATTGGCCAGGATCAGGTCCTGCGGCTCGGGGGCAGACCAGCCGGCAATGTCGGCGATGACCGTCCGTACCCGCGGGATGCGCAGCCGTTTGCGCTCGCGGGCCTTGTCGATCATGTCCGGGTCGCTGTCCAGCGCGGTCACCTGGGCATCGGGGTAGCGTTGCAGCAACACCTCGGTGGAATTGCCCGGGCCGCAGCCCAGGTCGGTGGCATGGCGCACCGGGCGTGGCGGGATGGCGGCGAGCAGGTCGCGCACCGCGCGGGTGCGTTCGTCTTCGAACAGGGAATACTGGTTGGCGGACCAGGCCATGTGGGGCTCCTTTTGGGCGGGCAATGTGCCTAGCATATGCCATCTGTCGACTGTGAGGGCCCTATCGCCGGCAAGCCAGCTCCCACAGGGACAGTGCAGCACTTGAAGGCGATGATGCCCTTGTGGGAGCTGGCTTGCCGGTGATGAGACCCTGACCCGTTTTCAGAAATCCCAGCGGGTGGTCACCATGACGTTGCGTGGCTCGCCGTAATAGCCACTGTAGAACGTGGTATCCAGCGCACTGAGGTACTTGTTGTCGAACAGGTTGTTGACGTTCAGCGTGGTGGAAAGCTGGTCAGTAATCTGAAAACGGCCCATCAGGTTGAACACGGCGAACTGCCCTTGCTTGGCCTTGACGGTACCAAGCTCGGCAGGCGCGGCAGTGAAGTGCGTGCCGCTCTGCCAGTTCATGCCACCACCCACGGTCAGGCGGTCCAGCTCGGCCGGCAGGCGGTAGGTGGTCCACAGCTTGACCATGTTGGCCGGAAACACCGTGTTGATGCGCTCGCCGTCGGCATCCTTGATGATGCTGTGGTTGTAGCTGGCGCTGAGGTTCCAGCCCGGCTGCAACTCACCGCTGGCTTCCACTTCGAAGCCACGCGTGGTGGCACCGGAAATCGCCTCATAGGCCGCCGTGGTGGTACCTGGCACAACTCGGCCTGGGTCGACCACGGCAAGGTTGTCCTGCTTGATCTCGAACGCGGCGACGCTGGTTTGCAAGCGCCCGTCAAAATACTCGCTTTTCAGGCCGACTTCGTAGTTGTCGCCCTCGCGCGGCGCCAGCGTTGCGCCGCTGGCATCACGTACCGTCTGCGGCTTGAAGATACTGGTGTAGCTGGCATAGACCGAGTGAATGTCGTTCAGCGCGTAGACCACACCGGCATAGGGCGTTACCACGCCGCTTTCACGGTTACCCGGGATTTTGTTCGGCTGCGTGCTGAGGTCGTAGCGGTAGCGGTAGTTACTGACCCGGGCGCCCAGGATGAGCGACAGGTCGTCGGTGGGCCGCAGGCGCGTCGCCAGGTAGGTACCGCTCTGGTAGATGCTGGTATCGCCGTCGTAAAGCTTGCCGTTGGCGGTGTTGGGCTTGGTGGTGTAGTTGTCCCATGTGTAGAAGTTGACCCGGGTGCCCTCGATCGCGGTGCCGCGCAGCGGGTCGTGGTGGTTCTGGTAGCGGGAGAAGTTGTAGCCCAGCACCAGGTCATGTTCGCGGCCGAATGCCTGGAACGCCCCCTTGAGCTGCGCATCCACACCCACCTGCTTCTGCCATGTGCTGCCGGCGCCGCCGTACAGGCGCACGCCTTCGCCGGTCTGCTTGTCGGGGAAGCCCCAGCTGGCGGTGGCCAGGCGGTAGTCGTCGCGGTTGATGTACATCTGGTTCACTGCCAGCCGCAGGCTCCAGTCGTGGCCCAGTTTCTGTTCGAGGCTGGCGAAGGTGTTCAGTGCGTCCTGGGGGTTGCTGCTCCAGCGCGCGGCGCTATTGGTGGAGCGGGAAAAGTCGGTTTGCTCACCATTGCTGTAGAACAGCGGGAACGCCACCGAGGACGAGCCCTCTGGCCGGTTGCGCTGATAGTCGGCGCCCACGGTGAGCAAGGTGGTGTCGCTGAGGTCGGCCTCAAGGATGCCGTAGAACACCTGCTTTTCCTGGTGGTAGTGGTCGACGAAGCTGTCGTTCTGCTGGTAGGCGGCAACCATGCGCCCGCGCACATTGCCGTTGGGGGTCAACGGCCCGGACAGGTCGACCTCGGTGCGGTACTTGTTCCACGACCCCAGCCCAGCGCTGACATGCCCCTTGAACTCGGCGGTGGGGCGCTTGCGCACCAGGTTGATGGTGGCAGAAGGATCACCTGCGCCAGTCAGCAGGCCGGTGGCACCGCGCAGCACCTCCACATGGTCATAGATGGCCATGTCGGCGAGGCTTTGCGCCGACACCTGGCTGACGATATCAAGGGTGGTGGGAATGCCGTCGAACTGGTAGTTGTCTACCGAATAGCCACGCGAGTAGATGTTGAACCGCTCACTGCCCAGGCTTTGGACCGACAGGCCAGGGGTTTGCTGCAGCACTTCGGTGAGGTCGTTCAGGCCCTGGTCGTCCATGCGCTGGCGGGTGACCACGCTGATCGACTGCGGCGTTTCCCGTGGCGACAGGTCAAGCCCTGTACCGGCGCGCGTAGTGCCCAAGGTGTAGGCACCGGTGCCGTCGGTGGTATTGCCATAACGCTGGCTGTCGATGTTGATAGCACCCAGTTCCAGCGCCATGCCGCTGGCCGGCGCGCCGATCAGGTAACCCTCACCCGCCCGCTGCAGCTGCAGACCAGAGCCGGCGAGCAGCTGTTGCAAGGCCTGGGCGACGCTCATGCGCCCTTGCACGGCCGCCGCCTGACGGCCCTCGGCAGCATCCGTGGAAAACAGGATGCGGGTGCCGGTCTGCTGGGCCAGGGCGTTTAGCGAGCGGTCCAGGCGTTGGGCCGGAATGTCCAGGCTGAAGGTGGCATCCTGCGCCTGGACGGTGGCGCAGGTCAGCAGGCTGGCAGCCAGCAGCGTCAGCGGTGAAAGGTGGTTACCCATGTGTTCCCCATATGAACGATTCAAGTGACTTCATGGGGATGGCGGTTGGCCATGGGCGAATGTTGATGTGCCAATGAAAATAATTATCGGTTGCCTGTTCTGGCTCTTTCGCGGGTTTGCCCGCCCCCAGGATATCCGACCCATCGGATTCACCTCTGTAACCTGTGGGAGCGGGCAAGCCCGCGAAAAGGCCGGCGCAGGCGATCAATCAACCCGGCCAATGACCAAGCCACCATCAGCCGCGCGCACCACCGTCACAGGCAACACCGCTGGCAACTGATCCAGCAGTGCCCGCACCTGCCGGCTGTCGAACTCACCCGACAAGCGCAAACCCCCGGTACGTTCATCCGCCAGCCGCAATGGCACCTCGCTGTAGCGCTGCAAATCCACAACCGCATCGCGCAACGGTGTGCCGTCAAAACGCAACACCGAGCTGCGCCAGGCCTCCATCGCACCTGATGCCACGGCCTGCACCTCGCCCAACTCGCCAGCAGCAGCAAGCAGTTGCTGCCCGGCCCGCAGTGGTTGCACGCCGCCGTGTCCAATGCCGACCTCGACCGCCCCCTCGAGCACCCCTACCCGCACGCCACGCACATCGCTGCGCACGTCGAACACCGTACCGATATCACGCACCCGCACGCCCTGGCTGTGCACAATGAACGGCGCATCGGCATGCACTACGGTAAACCGCGCCTGCCCTTCGAGCAGTTCCAGCTGCCGGCTGCGCAGGTGCCGTTCAATCTGCAGGCGGCTACCCGAATCCAGCAGCACCTGGCTGCCGTCCGCCAGCACCAGCTCGCGCTGCGCGCCCACGGCCACCCTCACCTGCTCGGTATGCCAGGCAGGGTCCAGCCACCACAGGCTGCCCGCCACCAGCAACGACAGCAGGCTGGCCTTGGCCGCCTTGCCGGCCTTGCGCCGGCGTGCGGTCATGGCTTTGCCTTCGGCGAGCAACGCCTCGCGGGACGCCACCCGCTCACGCAGGGCTTCGCTGAACACCTCCAACGGGTCGGCCTGGGCCTTGCTTTCACGCTTGCCCTGGCTCATGCCCGTGCCTCGCCATGCAGGCGCCGGGCCGGTTCCCAGCGGCTGGCGATGGTACGCATCGCCCGGTTGAAGTGCTGGGTGACCATGTTGACCGAAATCTCCAGCTCGGCGGCAATGTCACGCTGAGCCATGCCATGGATACGGTGCAGCAGGAACACCTGGCGCTGACGTGCCGGCAGGGCCTCGATGATCGCCAGCAGGGCATGCAGCTGCTGCTCGAAATCCAGCTCGCGGGCACCGTCCCAGCTGTCCAGGGCGGGTTCGTCATGGCTCGCGGCAGCCAGGTGAGCCGCACGCAGCGATTCGGCGCGCACCCGGTCGATGGCCCGGTTGAAGGTGACCTTGCGCAGAAATGCCAGCGGCAGCGAAATGCGCTGGCGGGGAGGCTTGTCGAGAATCTGCAGGTAGACGTCATGCACCAGGTCGCGGGCAAAATGGCGGTCGCGAAAGCGCTGGCGGATGTAGCGAACCAGGTCGTCATAGTGCAACGCCAGCGCGTCGAGCAGTTCCTGGTTGGGCGGTGTATTAGACATGGAGGGCCGGCGCCAAGTGATAATGCTTCGCATTGTAGAGGCGCAGACCTGTGTTTGTCTGCTATGGCCTCATTGCCGGCAAGCCAGCTCCCACCAGGGTCACCACACGGCTGGGTACAGCTATCAACTGTGGGAGCTGGCTTGCCGGCGATGAGGCCGGAACTGACTACCTACGCGTGGAGTCAGTCCATGTATGCGCATGCCCATGAAGCCCTACATCGCCCTCGCCATCCTGGCCCTCATCGGCGCCGCCGCCCTGCTCGGCTCGCCGTGGATGAACCAGCGCTTCCACATGCCCGCAGAAAAAGCCCAGGCCCAACAACGCGAAACGGCCGGGTCCCCAAGGGAGCCGGCCGTTTCCAGACACGAGTGACGCTTAGTGCTGCTTGCTGCTGCCAGAGCGGATCTGGTGCACCACGCCCATTGCCACCACGACTGCCGCCGCGATACCGGTGGAAATAACCAGGATCTGGTAGTCAGGCATGAAGGCCATGGTTACCAGGGCGGCCACGATGAACGCGATCACCAGGTAGGTCAGCCACGGGAACAGCCACATCTTCAGGCGCACTTCCTTGCCTTCGGCAATCAGCTTGCGGCGCATGCGCAGTTGCGAGAAGGCAATCACCAGGTACACCAGCAGGGCGATCATCCCGGTGGTGTTCATCAAGGTATCCAGCACGTCTTTCGGGCGCAGGGTCTCGCTGAAGTTGATCAGCGCACACACCACGGCCACGGCGCACGAGCCCATGATCGCGTACACCGGTACACCGGTGCCGGCACGGGTGATCTTGAAGAACGACGGCGCATCGCCACGCTGAGCCAGGGAGAACAGCATGCGCGAAGCGGTGTAGTGGCCCGAGATCAGGCAGCTGCTCACCGAAGTCAGCACCACGAAGTTCATCAGCAGCTCGGCATACGGCACGCCCAGCAGTTCCAGGGTACGGCGATAGGCGCCATAGCCGGAAACGCCCAGGTGCGGGTCGTTCCACGGTACCAGGCAGACGATCAGGAAGATCGAACCGACGTAGAACAGGCAAACACGCCATACCACCGAGTTGGTGGCCTTGACGATCTGCGCGGCCGGGTCTTTGGCTTCGGAAGCTGCGATGGTGACAATTTCGGCGCCCAGGAAGGCGAACATCACCCCAAGCAGCGCACCGATCACGGTGGTGATGCCATTGGGCATGAAGCCTTCGGCGGTGAGGTGGCTGATGCCACGCACTTCACCGAACTGCCACACGTTCATCACGGCAGCGGTACACACGATCAGGAAGCAGACGATCGCGATCACCTTGATCAAGGCGAACCAGAACTCGAACTCACCGTAGTGCTTGACGTTGAAGAAGTTGACGGTGATCAGCAGCAGGGTCGTGGCCAGCACGAACACATTGACGCTAACGTCGGGGAAGAAGCCATGCAGGATCTTGCCCGCCACATAGGCTTCCCAGGCCATGAGGATGACCCAGTACCACCAGTACAGCCAGCCAATGGTGAAACCGGCCCAGCGGCCAATGGCGCGGTCGGCGTAGGTGGAGAACGAGCCGGTGTCTGGCGAGGAAGTCGCCATTTCACCCAGCATGCGCATGATCAGTACCACCAGGATGCCGCCCGCCAGGTAGGCCAGGACAGCGGCTGGGCCGGCGCTGTGGATCACGCTGCCGGAACCGACGAACAAGGCGCCGCCAATTACCCCGGCGATCGACATCATCGTCAGGTGGCGCGACTTCAGCGAGGCACTGAGCTTGCTCTCGTGCCCGCTTTTCGCGGTGGTGGTTGTGGATGTTGCGTCCATCAGTTGTGTACCCCGTGCTTCTTTTTATCCAAGGAAAACCGTGAAACCCCGATGGCTGGCGGCTTCACCTGTACATCAGTGCTAATGCGGGCAGGATGGTGTGAACGAACACACGCAGGCCCTCCATGGCGGCCTGCTGACGCGCCCCAGGACGACTGCCTGAAGCGAACTGAACATGCTTTATGTGGCGATATCCGACACCTAATGTAAAAATGTCCGACGCAGAGAGCCATGCACAGTGGCATGAATCTCGCACTGCACTGTACAGGTCGCCCTTGCAGTACACCCTGCAGACGCCAGGCGATACGCACCCTGAAGGCCCCGAATGTTCGAATTACATCCAGACTCCTCCACCCCGCTGGTCAACCAGATCATCGACGGGTTGCGTGAGTTGATCGACAACCAGACCCTGAAGCCGGGCGCCAAGGTGCCGTCTATCCGCGCCTTTGCCGCGAGCTATTCGGTGAGTACTTTCACCGTGGTCGAGGCCTACGATCGCCTGGTCGCCCAGGGCCTGCTGGTGAGCCGTGGCAATGCGGGGTTCTTCGTCAACCGTGCGGCGGGCGAACTACTGGAACGGCACAATACCGAGGCCGACGCCAGCCGACCAACGTTCAACTCCGAGTGGTACCTGCAGCAGATCTTCGAGATCCGCCAGTTGCCCTACAAACCGGGGTGCGGATGGTTGCCTAACGACTGGATGTACGAAGAAGGCCTGCGGCGTGGGCTGCGCCAGGTGGCGGGTAGCCCGCTGGAACTGTCGGGCTACGGCGACCCCATGGGCCTGATGGAGCTGCGTACGCTGACTGCGCAGAATTTGCAGCAAGAGCTTTCCATCGTCGCCAACCCGGCGCAGCTGATGCTCACCCACGGCGCCAGCCAGGCCCTGGACCTGGCCGCACGCACCCTGGTGCGCCCTGGCGATGTGGTGCTGGTGGACGACCCCGGCTACCCCAACCTGATGAGCATCCTGCGTACCCAGGGCGCGACGCTGGTCGGCGTGCCACGCACCCCGGCCGGCTACGACCTGAACCAGCTGGAACAATTGCTCACCCACCACCGCCCGACGGCGTTCTTCACCCAGCCGCACCTGCACAGCCCGACCTGCTCACGCACACCGCTGCCGCAGTTGCATCGCCTGCTGCAGCTGGCCAGCCAGCACGGCTTCCGCCTGGTGGAGAACAACCTGTACGCCGACATGGTCGCCGAGCCGCAGCCATGCCTGGCCAGCCTCGACCACCTGCAGCAGGTGGTGTACGTAGGCAGCTACTCCAAGAGCATTTCGCCCAACGTGCGGGTCGGCTACATGCTGGCCAACCCCGAGCTGATGCAGAAACTGCTGCACCTGAAAATGCGCTCAGGCCTGACCACCTCGCAGGTGATGGAGCGTGTGGTGTACGCCGCGATCATCGACGGCCGCTGGCGCAAGCACCTCAAGCGCCTGCGCCAGCGGCTGGCCGAGGCGCATCAGGAAGTTGGCCGGCATCTGCATCGATTGGGCTTCGAACTGTTCACCGAATCGGATGAAGGCATGTACATCTGGACCCGCCACCCGGCGATTCCGGACAGTGCCGCATTGCTGGATGATGCGCTGGAGAAAGGCATCATGCTTGGGCCTGGGCAGTTGTTCATGGTCGATGCCAAAGCGACCGGGTGGATGCGCTTCAATGTGGCGTTCAGTACCGACCCGGCGATGTGGGAGTTGCTGGAGAAGGTGTTCGTCAAGCATGTGCGCCGGGGTGGGATGTAGTTCGCCACGACATCCTCAGCGTGGGTAAGGTTTGCAGGAACTTGTGGGGCTTGTCCCGCGAAGGGGGCCATGCGATGCATGGCACCGGCTTTGCCGGTGTTCGCGGGGCACGCCCGCTCCCACAGCCCCCCTATTCAATGAGTTATGTCGACACGGCCCGCCCGTGCCAGCACAGCGTTCAGCAGTACATCAGCGCCCTGTCGGGCATCATCAGGCAGCACGTCCTCAGCCTCGTTGTGGCTCAGTCCACCGACGCAGGGGATGAACACCATCGCCGTCGGGCAGTACCGCGCCAACAGGATGGC belongs to Pseudomonas putida NBRC 14164 and includes:
- a CDS encoding TonB-dependent siderophore receptor, yielding MGNHLSPLTLLAASLLTCATVQAQDATFSLDIPAQRLDRSLNALAQQTGTRILFSTDAAEGRQAAAVQGRMSVAQALQQLLAGSGLQLQRAGEGYLIGAPASGMALELGAINIDSQRYGNTTDGTGAYTLGTTRAGTGLDLSPRETPQSISVVTRQRMDDQGLNDLTEVLQQTPGLSVQSLGSERFNIYSRGYSVDNYQFDGIPTTLDIVSQVSAQSLADMAIYDHVEVLRGATGLLTGAGDPSATINLVRKRPTAEFKGHVSAGLGSWNKYRTEVDLSGPLTPNGNVRGRMVAAYQQNDSFVDHYHQEKQVFYGILEADLSDTTLLTVGADYQRNRPEGSSSVAFPLFYSNGEQTDFSRSTNSAARWSSNPQDALNTFASLEQKLGHDWSLRLAVNQMYINRDDYRLATASWGFPDKQTGEGVRLYGGAGSTWQKQVGVDAQLKGAFQAFGREHDLVLGYNFSRYQNHHDPLRGTAIEGTRVNFYTWDNYTTKPNTANGKLYDGDTSIYQSGTYLATRLRPTDDLSLILGARVSNYRYRYDLSTQPNKIPGNRESGVVTPYAGVVYALNDIHSVYASYTSIFKPQTVRDASGATLAPREGDNYEVGLKSEYFDGRLQTSVAAFEIKQDNLAVVDPGRVVPGTTTAAYEAISGATTRGFEVEASGELQPGWNLSASYNHSIIKDADGERINTVFPANMVKLWTTYRLPAELDRLTVGGGMNWQSGTHFTAAPAELGTVKAKQGQFAVFNLMGRFQITDQLSTTLNVNNLFDNKYLSALDTTFYSGYYGEPRNVMVTTRWDF
- a CDS encoding FecR family protein, translated to MSQGKRESKAQADPLEVFSEALRERVASREALLAEGKAMTARRRKAGKAAKASLLSLLVAGSLWWLDPAWHTEQVRVAVGAQRELVLADGSQVLLDSGSRLQIERHLRSRQLELLEGQARFTVVHADAPFIVHSQGVRVRDIGTVFDVRSDVRGVRVGVLEGAVEVGIGHGGVQPLRAGQQLLAAAGELGEVQAVASGAMEAWRSSVLRFDGTPLRDAVVDLQRYSEVPLRLADERTGGLRLSGEFDSRQVRALLDQLPAVLPVTVVRAADGGLVIGRVD
- a CDS encoding RNA polymerase sigma factor, with translation MSNTPPNQELLDALALHYDDLVRYIRQRFRDRHFARDLVHDVYLQILDKPPRQRISLPLAFLRKVTFNRAIDRVRAESLRAAHLAAASHDEPALDSWDGARELDFEQQLHALLAIIEALPARQRQVFLLHRIHGMAQRDIAAELEISVNMVTQHFNRAMRTIASRWEPARRLHGEARA
- a CDS encoding amino acid permease encodes the protein MDATSTTTTAKSGHESKLSASLKSRHLTMMSIAGVIGGALFVGSGSVIHSAGPAAVLAYLAGGILVVLIMRMLGEMATSSPDTGSFSTYADRAIGRWAGFTIGWLYWWYWVILMAWEAYVAGKILHGFFPDVSVNVFVLATTLLLITVNFFNVKHYGEFEFWFALIKVIAIVCFLIVCTAAVMNVWQFGEVRGISHLTAEGFMPNGITTVIGALLGVMFAFLGAEIVTIAASEAKDPAAQIVKATNSVVWRVCLFYVGSIFLIVCLVPWNDPHLGVSGYGAYRRTLELLGVPYAELLMNFVVLTSVSSCLISGHYTASRMLFSLAQRGDAPSFFKITRAGTGVPVYAIMGSCAVAVVCALINFSETLRPKDVLDTLMNTTGMIALLVYLVIAFSQLRMRRKLIAEGKEVRLKMWLFPWLTYLVIAFIVAALVTMAFMPDYQILVISTGIAAAVVVAMGVVHQIRSGSSKQH